DNA from Amycolatopsis sp. DSM 110486:
CGCGCGTTGATGATCTGTGTCGCTTCCCACGGAGTCTGTACACATGTCGTTGCTTGTTCTTAACCTTCTCGTGCTTTCGCGGTGACCTGCGATCCACCCCCGAGGATCAGCGGCCGGAAGCCACCGCGAGACTCCGGCAGACGTGGCCCTCCCCTGGCCGCGGAGCCGGGTGCGCGGTGTGAAAACGAAGGAGCCCACCCCCGTGGGGCGACACAGCAAACCCAGCCACACCAAAACCGTCCTGAAACGCACCGGCGCGACCGCGGCTCTCGCGAGCGCCGCGCTCGGCGGCATCGGCCTCGTCAGCGCCGGCACGGCCAACGCCTTCCCCGGGCAGGCCGGACTGGTCAAGTGCGAGAGCTCCGGCAACCCGACCGCGGTCAACAACACCGCGGCCGGCCAGCGCGCCGGACGCCCGGCCGGTCTGTTCCAGATCGTGACCGGAACCTGGCTCGCCAACGGTGGCGGCCAGTTCGCCCCGACCGCGGACAAGGCCTCCCCCGCCCAGCAGCAGGTCGTCGCGGACCGGATCTACGCCAGGTCGGGTTCGGCGCCGTGGGAGTGCAGCACCGGCTCCGGCCCGGCCGGCTTCGGCTCGTTCTCGGGCCAGCTGAGCACCGGGTCCGCCGACAGTGGCGCCGCCACCGGCCGCAGCAAGGCCAAGGCGGCCAAGCCCCAGGCGAAGACCCAGCTCAAGGCCAAGGCGAAGCCGCAGGTCAAGCAGCAGGCGAAACCGCAGGTCAAGAGCACGCCCGCGGCCGGCGCGACGCGGTCGAACCCCAACGGCGACTACACCGTCGTCGCGGGCGACACCCTGTCGGGCATCGCCGCGCGCACCGGCATCGCCGGTGGCTGGCAGCACCTGCAGCAGCTGAACTCGGCGTACGTCCCCGATGCCGACCTGATCCTGGTCGGGCAGAAGATCGCCACGAAGTGACCCCCGTCCGCGTCCGCGCCGCTTTCCCCCGGGCGCCGCGGACGCGGACGGCGAGCCACCGCGGGTCCCCCGCCGCGGGTGCGCTCGGGCACCTTCGGCGAGTTCGCGGCGGAAGGCGCGCGGGGTAAGCGGGCTCTCGTTGTGGGAACACCGGCCCGCCTACCCCGCTCGTCCCCGCCGGCACGCACCAGTCGTCGCCTTTACTCACCAAACAGACGTCAGGTAGTTTCGCCCCAGCCGACAGAAGCGGGGTGGGGCGGTGCAGCGCGCGGTGTACGACGCCGAACACGAGGCGTACCGGGACAGCGTCCGGCGGTTCGTGGCGACCGAGGTGGTTCCGCACCGTGAACGCTGGGAAGCCGCCGGCCGCGTCGACCGCGAGCTGTTCCGCGCCGCCGGGAAAGTCGGGCTGCTCGGCATCTCCGCACCCGAGGAGCACGGCGGAGGCGGCAGTGCGGACTTCCGCTTCAACGCCATCCTCAACGAGGAACTGGCCGCCGCGGACGTGTTGGGCGCGGGGCTCGGGTTGTCGCTGCAGGCGGACATCGCGTTGCCCTACCTCGTGGACCACTGCGCGGCGGACCAGGCCGCCCGCTGGCTGCCCGGCGTGGTCGCCGGCGAGACCATCCTCGCGCTGGCGATGACCGAACCCGGCGCGGGTTCCGACGTCGCGGCGATCACCACGCGAGCCGTGCGCGACGGCGAGCACTACGTCGTCAACGGCACCAAGACCTTCATCACCAACGCCCTCAACGCCGACCTCGTCATCACCGCGGTGAAAACCGACCCCGCGGCGGGCCGCAAGGGCATCTCGCTGCTGGTCGTCGAGGCCGACCGCGCGGGGTTCCGCCGCGGCGCGAAGCTGGCCAAGGTCGGGCAGCACGCCGCCGACACCGCCGAGCTGTTCTTCGACGACGTCCGCGTGCCGGCGGCCAACCTCCTCGGAGACGAGGGCCGCGGCTTTTACCTGATGATGAACCACCTCAGCCAGGAGCGCCTCGCCGTCGCCGTGCAGGCCACCGCGCAGGCGCGCCGGGCCTACGAGCTGTGCGTGGAGTACGCGAAGAGCCGCGAGGCGTTCGGCAGCCCCATCGGTTCGTTCCAGCACAACCGGTTCGTGCTGGCCGAGATGAAAACCGAGACCGAGATCGCGCAGTCCTACGTCGACCGGCTGCTGCTCGCCCACAGCCGCGGCGAGCTGGACGCCGTCGAGGCGGCGCAGGCGAAGTGGTGGACCACCGAGCTGTGCCAGCGGGTCGTCGACCGCGGGGTGCAGCTACACGGCGGCTACGGCTACATGGCCGAGTACCCCATCGCCCGGGCCTGGACCGACAGCCGGATCCAGACCATCTACGCGGGCACCACCGAAGTCATGAAAGAGATCATCGGCCGCTCGCTGGGCTTTTGACCCGAGCGGGCGCCGCGTCCGTCTTGGATGTGGCCCGGGCCACTGCTAAGCTCGGCCACCAAACGACCGGTAGATTCGAGTGAGGCAACGATGCCCGACCTGACGATGCGCGACGGCACCCGGCTGCACGTCCGGGACGAAGGAGCCGGCCCCATCCTGCTGCTCCTGCCCGGCTGGGGCGTCTCCACGTGGTGGTTCCGCAAGCAGTTCGAGACGCTCACCGCCTCGTTCCGGGTCGTGTCCTACGACCCGCGCGGGCAGGGCGAGTCGGACAAGACCACCCGCGGTCAGCGGACCGCACGGCTCGCGGCGGATCTCGCCGAGGTCGTGGCGTGGACGGGCGACGAGCCGGTGCACCTGGTGGCCTGGTCCGGCGGCGGGTCCACGGCTCTGCAGTACGTCGAGCTGTTCGGGACGGATCGCCTGCGCACGCTGACGCTGGTCGGCGCGAGCCCGAAGCTGCTGAAGTCCGAGGGCTGGGACCTGGGCTTCGCGGACCTCGAAGGCCTGCTGGGCTGGGTCGGGCTGGTCGGCAGCGACTTCGGCGCCGCGGCGGAAAGCCTGCTGCCGGCGTTCTTCGCCGCCCCGCTTTCGCCTGAGGACCGTGAAGCCACGCTGGCCGAGATGCGCCGCTGCGATCAGGCGGCGATGGCGCTGGCGTCGTGGGACTTCATCATCCAGGACTACCGCGACGTGCTGGAGCTCATCAAGGTCCCGACGCTGGTCATCACGGGCGCGGACGACGTCGCGGTGCCGGCGGGCAACGCGCCTTACCTGCACGAGCACATCGCCGGATCCCGGCTGGAGATCATCGAGAAGGCCGCGCACTGCCCGTTCCTGGAGCAGCCCGAGCGGTTCGACGCCGCGCTGCGGAAATTCCTCGACGCCTGACACTCACCGCTGCGGGCCGGGACCACCCGGCTCGCGGCGAGTCAGCTTTCCGACGCCGTGGTTTCCTTGCCCCGCTTGGGTTTGGCGGGCTTTTCGGACGGCAGCACGCCGTCAGCCGCGAGACTGTGGACGATCAGGTCGGCGAAGTGCTCGCCGATCTGCTTCGGCGTGAACTCTCCCCCGGGCCGGAACCAGCGGTACACCCAGTTCACCGACCCGAGGATCGACAGGCTCGCCAGCTTGGGGTCGATGTCCGCGCGCACCAGGCCTTCGGCCTTGCCCTTCTGGACCAGGCCGAGGAACACCGAGCGGTACGCGTGCTCGCCGCCGAGGATCTCGGCCTGCCGTTCCTCCGGCAGCGCCGCCATCTCGTGCAGGAACACGGTGGTCCCCGTGAGGTTGCTGCACATGTGGTCGACGTGCCCGATCACCACGTTGCGCAGGCGCTGCAACGGGTCACCCGGCCGGCTCGCCAGTTCGACGATGTTGGCGAGGCCCTGGCGGTGGACCTCGCTCATGACCTCGAAGAGCAGGTCTTCCTTCGAGTGGATGTAGTAGTAGAGACTCCCCTTGAGCAGCCCGAGCCGGTCGGCGATGTGCTGCAGCGAAGCGCCTTCGTAGCCCTTTTCGTAGAAGACCTCGGTGGCGACGGCGAACAGCTCCGCCCACCGTTCCTCACGGGGTTTGCGCGAACCACCGCCGCGTCGCTCCGCCCTGCCCGCCGGCTGCCGCACCCGGACCACCCTCATTCGTGAGCTTCGCCGCCGGGCGCACTGGGCACGAGCGGACCTTTCGAAACCATCAATCTACCAAACGACCGATTAGTCAACCACCGGCCGTGGTCCCGGCGGGTGGCGATCACGCTACCGTCGGCGAGCGACCGGCACTCAGACGGCGAGCCCCGTGTCCGCGCCGGCGTTGATCGCGCGCACGAAATCCGCCGGGGTTTCGGCGTCACCGAGGATGCGGACGTCGACGCCGTCGGCCGCGAGCTCCGCGGCGACCTGCGGGCCGGTCGCGCGCCAGCCGATGGCCAGCGCGACGAGATCGGCCTCGACGATCTCGTCGGCCGCGGTGTCGACTGTGTCCTCGGCGGCCGGGCGCCAGCGCACGGAGCCCGGCTCGATCCCGACGACCACGGCCTTGGTGAGGACACGGACACCGTCGTGGCGCAGCTGTTTCACCAGCTGCCGCCGCGTGATCGCCTCGATGCCGCGGCCGATGCTCCCGCGCATCTCGACGATCGTCACCTCGGCGCCCCGGGCCCGCATCAGCTCCGCGGTCTCGCACCCGGTGGCGCTGCCGCCGACGACCACCAGCCGGGTCCCTGGCACCACCTCGATCTCCCCGCGTAGCAGCCGTTGCGCGTCGTACACGTCCGGCCCGTCGATGCCGGGCACGGGCGGCACCAACGGAACCGCGCCTGTCGCGACGACCACGACGTCCGGCCGCTCCTCGGCCACCGTCCCCGCGGAGACTCGTGCCGACGTGCGGATCTCGACCCCCAGCTCGACCAGCCGGCGAGCCTGGAAATCCCGGAACCGCAACACTTCCCGCTT
Protein-coding regions in this window:
- a CDS encoding TetR/AcrR family transcriptional regulator, yielding MRQPAGRAERRGGGSRKPREERWAELFAVATEVFYEKGYEGASLQHIADRLGLLKGSLYYYIHSKEDLLFEVMSEVHRQGLANIVELASRPGDPLQRLRNVVIGHVDHMCSNLTGTTVFLHEMAALPEERQAEILGGEHAYRSVFLGLVQKGKAEGLVRADIDPKLASLSILGSVNWVYRWFRPGGEFTPKQIGEHFADLIVHSLAADGVLPSEKPAKPKRGKETTASES
- a CDS encoding transglycosylase family protein, with the translated sequence MGRHSKPSHTKTVLKRTGATAALASAALGGIGLVSAGTANAFPGQAGLVKCESSGNPTAVNNTAAGQRAGRPAGLFQIVTGTWLANGGGQFAPTADKASPAQQQVVADRIYARSGSAPWECSTGSGPAGFGSFSGQLSTGSADSGAATGRSKAKAAKPQAKTQLKAKAKPQVKQQAKPQVKSTPAAGATRSNPNGDYTVVAGDTLSGIAARTGIAGGWQHLQQLNSAYVPDADLILVGQKIATK
- a CDS encoding acyl-CoA dehydrogenase family protein, with product MQRAVYDAEHEAYRDSVRRFVATEVVPHRERWEAAGRVDRELFRAAGKVGLLGISAPEEHGGGGSADFRFNAILNEELAAADVLGAGLGLSLQADIALPYLVDHCAADQAARWLPGVVAGETILALAMTEPGAGSDVAAITTRAVRDGEHYVVNGTKTFITNALNADLVITAVKTDPAAGRKGISLLVVEADRAGFRRGAKLAKVGQHAADTAELFFDDVRVPAANLLGDEGRGFYLMMNHLSQERLAVAVQATAQARRAYELCVEYAKSREAFGSPIGSFQHNRFVLAEMKTETEIAQSYVDRLLLAHSRGELDAVEAAQAKWWTTELCQRVVDRGVQLHGGYGYMAEYPIARAWTDSRIQTIYAGTTEVMKEIIGRSLGF
- a CDS encoding alpha/beta fold hydrolase, with translation MPDLTMRDGTRLHVRDEGAGPILLLLPGWGVSTWWFRKQFETLTASFRVVSYDPRGQGESDKTTRGQRTARLAADLAEVVAWTGDEPVHLVAWSGGGSTALQYVELFGTDRLRTLTLVGASPKLLKSEGWDLGFADLEGLLGWVGLVGSDFGAAAESLLPAFFAAPLSPEDREATLAEMRRCDQAAMALASWDFIIQDYRDVLELIKVPTLVITGADDVAVPAGNAPYLHEHIAGSRLEIIEKAAHCPFLEQPERFDAALRKFLDA